From the genome of bacterium:
AGAAACCTACTCGAAGGAGAAAATTCACATGAGTCCGCAAAACGTCTTAAAAAAAGTAGACAAGGATGAGTGGCCGAGTGGCTTAAGGCAGCAGTTTACTAAACTGCCGTACTTTAAAAGGTACCGTGAGTTCGAATCTCACCTCATCCGCCACAAAAACCCACTTACTAATTTTTCAACAATTTTCTTCTGTTTCGGCAAAACCCACTTGATTCTTTTGTCTCTCTTAAACCACGTTCGTTGTCGTTTTGCATACTGCCAAATTTCGTGGGCAAGTTGAATAACCATTTCCTCTTTTGAAATTTTTCCTTGTAAATATCGCGCCATATAGCGATACTCAAGCCCAAGTCCTTCCATTCGTTTCCATGAAAGCCCTTGACGGTTGAGGCGAATCGCTTCCCGTATCATCCCTTTCTTTATTCGTGTCTTAAGGCGTTTTCCAATCCGTTCCTTAAGCATCTCATCAGGCATATCAATACCTATCTGTAAAATATCCGTATTGCTTGGAAGCCTTGCTTCCAAATAGGGGACTTTTCCCAAATATTTTGCAATTTCAATTGCACGGATAAGTCGACGGGGATTTTTACGGTCAATTTCTTTTGAGCGTCGAGGGTCAAGTTTTTTAAGCATCGTAAAAAGTTCCGCTACGGATTTTTTCTCGAGTTGTGTGCGCAGTTTTTTATTGGGAGGAACTTCAGGCAGAATGATTCCATCAATAAGTGCTTGGATATAAAATCCTGTTCCTCCGCAGATGATAGGAAGTTTCTCTCGTTGCCAAATATCTTGGAGTGCTTTCTCGCCAAATTTTTTATACTGTGACACCGTGAACACCCGTTTCGGATTTGCCACGTCAATAAGGTGATGGGGAACACCCTTATACAAATAGTTTGTAGTTTGTAGTTTGTAGTTTGTAGGGTCGCGGGGGACTTTACCGGTGCCGATATCAAGACCTTTATATACCTGCCGAGAATCAGCCGAAACGACTTCTCCGGAGAATTTTTTTGCAAGAAAAACCG
Proteins encoded in this window:
- the miaA gene encoding tRNA (adenosine(37)-N6)-dimethylallyltransferase MiaA; translation: MPNQKIIVMLGPTATGKSDLAVFLAKKFSGEVVSADSRQVYKGLDIGTGKVPRDPTNYKLQTTNYLYKGVPHHLIDVANPKRVFTVSQYKKFGEKALQDIWQREKLPIICGGTGFYIQALIDGIILPEVPPNKKLRTQLEKKSVAELFTMLKKLDPRRSKEIDRKNPRRLIRAIEIAKYLGKVPYLEARLPSNTDILQIGIDMPDEMLKERIGKRLKTRIKKGMIREAIRLNRQGLSWKRMEGLGLEYRYMARYLQGKISKEEMVIQLAHEIWQYAKRQRTWFKRDKRIKWVLPKQKKIVEKLVSGFLWRMR